The following proteins are co-located in the Psilocybe cubensis strain MGC-MH-2018 chromosome 5, whole genome shotgun sequence genome:
- a CDS encoding Oligopeptide transporter 5: protein MATPNADVDHEKQQAHLGDSKDIEVISDQDSGFGVLEDERDIATHVITVADDPSLNPWTFRAFIVGIGLSAFGGVLAEIYYFKPQTVLVSTMFLAIISYVLGIAMEAVIPTKGLFRYLNPHPFNKKENAFIVIMASAAANSALGTEVLAVQRLYYNITPNPAASIFLLFSSQLLGYGIGGLFRNVLLYPSKMLYPGVLPLVSMFDALFKDVAGSQKKLRLFWIAFGAIFIWELFPEWIFPLLTGLSIFCLANQKNADFTRVFGGSNGNEGLGLLSICFDWQYISGGYNPMAIPLRAQFSNLLGYILCIVVFVGVYYKDIWSSKSFPFLSQELFYPDGTVYNQTLILNDKFEVDPKLLAEQGLPFYAGTWVVQLLSTNLGMGATFAHLLIWNFDDMKQAWEWMTPSGIRKMFGNFNWRFWKDSGMREQQQQDETLDPHYREMLKYPDAPNSWYLVTLIISIIMGLVIIYKTNSTLPWWGFLISIILATLSILFFGTLYAITGLQFIIQPFIQMIGGFIHPGKPMANMYFVLFGYNSVSQAQLLLRDLKIAQYTKLPPRAAFTAQIVGTLFGSVLNFILMNSIIDNQREILLSVEGTNIWSGQQPQQYNSQAIAWGALSHQLFAIGKRYQFVAWAYLIGFLVPIPFWICHKLWPKLRADYLYTPVICYYIGWLCVGINSSILSYFAIAWASQWWLRTRYPRWFTKYNYILAAALDGGTQVMVFILSFAVAGASGESHLFPQWWGANQNGNYDRCQFIDT, encoded by the exons ATGGCCACACCAAACGCTGATGTTGACCATGAAAAACAGCAAGCACATCTGGGGGACTCCAAGGACATCGAGGTGATCAGTGACCAAGACAGTGGGTTTGGCGTCCTCGAGGACGAACGGGACATCGCAACCCATGTCATCACCGTCGCGGACGACCCGTCATTGAATCCTTGGACCTTCCGAGCTTTCATCGTTGGCATTGGCCTTTCAGCCTTCGGTGGTGTTCTGG CTGAAATCTACTACTTCAAACCG CAAACGGTTTTGGTGTCGACTATGTTCTTGGCCATCATATCCTACGTGCTGGGGATTGCAATGGAAGCTGTCATTCCCACCAAAGGACTTTTCCGATACCTCAACCCT CATCCTTTCAACAAGAAGGAGAATGCCTTTATTGTCATCATGGCCAGCGCTGCGGCCAATTCGGCCCTTGGGACTGAGGTTCTCGCCGTCCAGCGGCTATACTACAACATTACGCCTAACCCTGCGGCAAGCATATT ccttcttttctccagtCAACTACTTG GTTACGGAATCGGAGGATTGTTCAGAA ATGTTCTTCTTTACCCCTCCAAGATGCTATATCCTGGAGTCCTACCCCTTGTGTCCATGTTTGATGCCCTATTTAAAGATGTAGCTGGATCTCAGAAAAAACTCCGTTTGTTCTGGATAGCTTTTGGAGC AATCTTCATTTGGGAACTCTTCCCTGAGTGGATTTTCCCGCTCCTGACTGGTCTATCAATTTTCTGTCTCGCAAACCAAAAGAATGCAGATTTCACACGCGTCTTCGGCGGATCGAATGGAAATGAGGGTCTTGGGCTGCTTTCTATCTGTTTCGACTGGCAATACATATCTGGAG GCTACAATCCCATGGCGATTCCACTCCGTGCGCAGTTTTCGAATTTGTTGGGATACATTCTGTGCAT AGTCGTATTTGTTGGAGTCTATTATAAGGACATCTGGTCCTCAAAGAGTTTCCCTTTC CTGTCTCAAGAGTTATTCTACCCTGATGGCACGGTATATAATCAGACCCTCATTTTAAACGATAAGTTTGAAGTAGATCCCAAATTGCTTGCCGAGCAAGGACTG CCATTTTACGCCGGGACATGGGTTGTACAATTGCTCTCCACTAATCTTGGGATGGGTGCCACATTTGCCCATCTCCTCATTTGGAACTTTGACGACATGAAGCAAGCATGGGAGTGGATGACTCCATCTGGAATCAGAAAAATGTTTGGCAACTTTAATTGGAGATTCTGGAAGGACTCCGGTATGCGcgagcaacaacaacaggaTGAGACGCTTGATCCCCATTATCGCGAGATGCTGAAG TACCCTGACGCACCCAATAGTTGGTACCTGGTGACCCTAATCATCTCTATCATCATGGGCCTCGTTATCATCTACAAGACCAATTCAACTCTCCCATG GTGGGGTTTCCTTATCAGCATCATCCTGGCCACACTGtctattcttttcttcgGAACATTGTATGCCATCACTGGGCTTCAATTTATCATTCAGCCGTTCATTCAG ATGATCGGTGGCTTCATTCATCCAGGAAAGCCCATGGCCAACATGTACTTTGTTCTTTTTGGCTACA ACTCCGTTTCACAAGCCCAGTTGTTGTTGCGTGACCTTAAAATCGCACAAT ACACCAAACTACCTCCCCGTGCAGCGTTTACCGCCCAGATTGTTGGCACATTGTTTGGAAGCGTGTTGAATTTCA TCTTGATGAATTCCATTATCGACAACCAACGAGAGATTCTTTTGTCTGTTGAAGGTACCAATATTTGGTCAGGGCAGCAGCCACAACAATACAACTCTCAAGCAATTGCGTGGGGTGCCTTAAG CCACCAACTATTCGCAATCGGAAAACGTTACCAGTTCGTCGCTTGGGCGTACCTGATCGGATTCCTTGTCCCCATTCCCTTCTGGATCTGCCATAAGTTATGGCCCAAGTTAAGAGCCGATTATCTGTACACACCTGTGATTTG CTATTACATCGGCTGGCTGTGCGTCGGTATAAACTCTTCTATCCTGTCGTACTTCGCTATTGCATGGGCATCGCAATGGTGGTTGCGAACACGCTATCCTCGGTGGTTTACCAAGTACAATTACATTCTTGCCGCTGCTTTGGACGGGGGAACCCAG GTAATGGTTTTCATCCTATCATTTGCCGTTGCTGGTGCTTCAGGCGAATCCCATCTCTTCCCACAATG GTGGGGCGCCAACCAAAACG GAAACTACGACAGGTGCCAGTTCATCGATACCTAA